TTTCAATGAAATACACAGAACAAAGATCTCTTAGAAGcatttaacttaattaaatgcTCTTGCGATCCTAGGTAATGCTTATTCTTGTGTAACATGAGCAACCTTTTCAAGTTGGGCAGTCTGTGATTGTTTCAGAAGAATATCTAGATTGTAGAATAGTTGCTTCAGTTGCATATCTCCGCCTTCTCCCCTGAAGCATTGTATGTTCCTTTAGGTCTGAGAATGCATGTTTTTTTAGTCAAGTGCATGCATCAAATTTCTATGTTGACCTTAACCAGCATAGTACATGGCTTTTGTCTTCATGATATTTATGCTGGAAGCTGCAGTTACTACAGATGTATTCTTAAACCACGACTGGCAAGAGGTATTTTGCTCTAATAATGCTTCTTTTAATATGGCCAGACACTGCATGAATATTAGAAATGGTTTAATTCTAACTTGAATGTTTTTCAGGACTTCCCAGCAGATGCAACTGGAAATCTCGATAGGTTGAAGGACTTTATCAAGGACAATTATGACATTTGCAAATGGATTGGCTTGTCGATGGTTGCTGTGCAGGTCAACTTCTTACTTCTCCTGCACAATCTCCCTTGCTCTCGCGCTCTCCAAATGTGTGCGCTTGTTTGTATtctttgaaatgaaaaacataatcctcaaaatatgaatataaagaTTAATGAGAGGTTATGGTAATATGCCTTCCAAGTCACACCCGttgtgtaattttattattactatatgaCTATATGTAAAACATCCTATTCCACTTGATCTTTGTTAGCCTTTCTTATTAATGTCATGATCTCTGCATGCAGGGACTAAGCATGTTGTTGGCTATGGTACTCAAAGCTTTAGGTCCACATTCTGAGAAATACTATGAAAGTGATGATGAGTATCTACCTGATAGGGTGCCCCTGCTGAAGAATTATGTCCCTCCACAATCATATGCTAATGGTAGTGAATCGGCATACGGTGTGAAAAGTGATTCTTGGAGTGCTAGGATCAACAGTAAGGTACATGCACTTATAATTAAGAAGGTTTCATAACACTTGCATGACTGGAATGTAAATTTCTGAACCCATTCTTATTGGCTTGACTTCCTCTTTTCATAGTTTAAGTTAACATCTAGTTTTGCAAAGTAATAATATTGCTGCATTTGGATCGAAGAATTTCAGTAGTGGGGATGATATAGAACCATAGGCATGCTACATATTTGCATCCATTAGAAAAACTTAGAAATGGCATAACAATCACTGGGCCATTTGGTAAATCAATGATCGTGAGAGAGATTTGATAAGTCTACGACTTATTATAACTCAAAATCGAAATAAAAGTTTTCCATACTGAAAGagtttaaaaagaaaatgttggTAATTTAGCTAGTTAATTAGAGGCAATAGTAAATTAATGACCTCATTTTATACACGGGTCAGTTATGAACATATTtgtttaagataaaattgaaactttacTGTATTATTCAACTGCCTTGCAAGATTGTCTTGACTGCACCCACTGGAACACCTAAACAATGTGCTCTGTTTGAATCTCTCAGGCCTCTTAAATAGTTTAAGCTGACTTATTCTTCTCCTATCCAGACCCTCAGgtaaagaaatgaaatgaagtgcTCGCAGACGAACAGTGGGAGTATGGTATTGCATCTCAAATTTACTAGTTTCTGGCAGTCGATAGTGTTTCTGAGCTTCAAGTTGGTTGACGTGATCTCCACCAATTTGTGCATATACTGTAAATTTTTCCTATACTTTATACACGAATTTACTCCAACTTATATCAAGTGCTACGTCTGTGGATAT
The genomic region above belongs to Salvia hispanica cultivar TCC Black 2014 chromosome 3, UniMelb_Shisp_WGS_1.0, whole genome shotgun sequence and contains:
- the LOC125214013 gene encoding tetraspanin-19-like, producing the protein MGRMARSCVQSLLKLFNSLLGMAGIALIIYSLWMFRVWLHTDESMNFPVPWFIYTILGLGVSLCVITCSGHIAAETANGCCLYIYMAFVFMIFMLEAAVTTDVFLNHDWQEDFPADATGNLDRLKDFIKDNYDICKWIGLSMVAVQGLSMLLAMVLKALGPHSEKYYESDDEYLPDRVPLLKNYVPPQSYANGSESAYGVKSDSWSARINSKTLR